Part of the Halogeometricum sp. S3BR5-2 genome, GCGCCCGACCCGGTGACGACGGCTATCTCCGAAATCTCGTCGGGGCCGAACGCCAGCACCTGCGTCGACTCCCCGCCGTTGTCCAACTCGTCCAGCGCCTCCCGGAGTCCCTCGACGGTGTACGTCCGGGAGGCGCGGCCGCGTTGGCCGATGTGGACGGGACCGAGTTCGCCGAACGGTTCGCGCGATTCGAGTTCGAGGCGGTCCGCGACGCCCGCGGCGTTGCCCCGCGACTGGTGGCCGTCGAGGGGGAGATGCGAGACGTAGAGGCCGATATCGTTCTCGACCAGCGGCGCGATTCGGTCGTAGGTCCGGCCGGTCACTCGGTCCAGCCCGCCCCACACGAGGCCGTGGTGGACGACGAGGAGGTCCGCGCCCGCGTCGGCCGCCGCCTCGATGGTCGCCTCGGCGGCGTCGACGGCGAAGGCGACGTGTTCCACTTCGCCCCCCTCGGACCCCACCTGTAGGCCGTTCGCGCTGGCGTCCACGTCGGCGTACTCCTCGGTGTTCAGTTCCTCGTCGTACCGTGCGACCACGTCCGCGCGGTCCATCGTCATGTCTCGGCGGAGGGGCGCCCGCCGCTTGTATCCCGTTGGTCGCGGCGCGACGCGGCGCGGTACGGGAGGACGTGACGCGGCGCGGTCCGCCGCTTTTCGTCAGCCAGCGGCCACGATACCTTTGTACCCGCCGGGTCACCGAACGAGTACCCGTCACGAGACGGGAACGACGAACGACGCGGCTCTGCCGCGGTGATTGCCATGGGCAAATTCAGGAAAGCAATGCGCGCGTGGCGACGCCTCCCGCGCGGAACGAAGCGGAGTATCACGAGCAAGGTACGGCGACTGTTCCGAAGCGGAAAGCGGTAACAACGACCGTTCGTTCTTTTCGAGGCGCTACTCGCCGTCAGCGTCGGCGCCGTCGTCGCCGTCACTGTCACCGTTCCCGTTCGCCGCGGCGTGCGAGAACACGAACTCCCGGAGCAGTTTCCCCGCCAGCGACGCGGCCTGCCCGTCGTCCCGGTCGTTCACCTCGACGGCGTCGAAGCCGTCGGCGTGCGGGGCGACGGCGCGGACGACATCGCGCATCTCCCTCGGGGCCAGTCCGAACGGTTCGGGCGTCCCCGTTCCGGGCGCGAACCCTGGGTCGGCGCCGTCGACGTCGACGCTGAGGTACACCGACCGGCCGTCGAGTCGGTCGCCGAACTCGAACTCTTCTACATCCTCCGGCGGGACGACGGTCACGTCGCCCTCGTCGGCCCGGTCCCACTCCTCGGGCGACCCCGTCCGGGCGCCGAGGATGATGGCCTCCTCGGCGCCCAGCGAGTCGAGGACGCGGCGGGTGACGGTGGCGTGGCTCCACGGATTGCCGTCGTACTCGTCTCTCAAATCGAGGTGGGCGTCCAGACAGACGAACACGTCCGGTTCGACGGCGTCGACGCCGGCGCGGGTGACGGTGTGTTCGCCGCCGAGGAGGAGGGGGACGGCGCCGTCGTCGAAAGCGTCGCGGAGCGTTCCGCGCACCCACTCGACGTACTCTCCGGCGTCGTCCCACGGGCGGACGTCGCCCTCGTCGTGGACGAGACAGTCGGAAAAGCGCAGGTCGGTCCGCCGGTCGTAGTCGTCGAACGTCCGGGCGAACCGCCGGATTCTCTCGGGACCGAAGCGGGTCCCGGGTCGGAACGTGGTCGAGATATCCAGCGGGGCGCCCACGACGACGTACGCGGCGTCGTCACGCGGTGCGGTTGCCCCGGGGAACATCCCGACTATACGATCTTCCGCTGGCCCTCGTACTCGAGGTACTCGATGTCGTCGTCGGGGGTGAGGTCCTCGTCGTCGGGGATGCGCATCGTGAACGTCTCGTAGGTGTCGAGGTCCATGATCTGCGCGTCGTCGCCCGTCACGGAGACGACCTGACCCTGTTTTCGCTCGATGATGGGCACCCACACCTTCGCGTCGACGGGTTGGCTGAGCGAGCGCTTCTTGCTGTCGAAGACGCCCTTGCCCTCGATTCGCGCCTTCGCGCTGCCGTGCTTGCCGGGCTTGGCGGTGCTGTAGGCGTTTATCTTACAGGGGGACTCTTCCATCATCACGTAGCTTCCTTCCTGAAGTTCGCGGACCTGCTTCTGTTCTCTGGGCATACCTCCGCGTTATCGTCAGGTCCGTATAAACGGTTTGGAAACGGGCGACGCGGCGTTCTCCCGCGTGACGGACTCACGAACGCCGCGGCGGGCGTTTCCGTCTCGGCCGTCGGTGCGTTCAGACCTCGTCGGTGTCGGTGTTGGTGTCCACGTCGGCGTCGGTTCCGAGCCACGCGTCTCGCTCCTCGTCTCGCCGGCGCGAGAGGCTGCCGAGCGCGCCCGCCGCCGCGTTCGGGAGCGTGACGCCGACGAGGATGCCCGTCGTCGCCTCGCCGGGGGTGTCGAACAGCGGGAGGAGGTACTCGAACGGGAATGGGAGCGGGCCGTCGCCGACGACGGCCAGCGCGACCAGCCCGGGGATGAGGACGATGCCCCACGACAGCGCCGACAGCAGGCCGTGCCACGCGCCGTCGGCCGGGTCCGGGCCGACGAGGTAGCCGGCGACGGCGCTCCCGGCGAGGCCGCCGACGAGCGTCACCCGGCCCGTGAGAAAGAAGACGAGCGCCTCGCTGCACGCGGCGAGAGCGAATCCAGCGACGACGGCCCGCCACCGAGTCATTGCCGGTACGGTCGGTCGTCCCTCCAGATAAACGTCCGCCCCCGAAACTCAGGTTTGATAAGGGAGCTACTCCTCGCCGCGCCGCTGTCGCATGCTCTGTCGGGTGAACTGCGGCGTCGCCCGGATGCCGCGCTTCGAGCGGAACGAGCGGTAGAGTTGGATGATGACGGGCACCGTCAGCGCCGCGGCGACGGCGGCCGGGAGGATGCTCGTCTGGTCGAAGGCGTAGAGGATGGCCGTCGAGAGGGCGCCGACGGCGAACAGGACGCCGTAGACGATGCGCCGGGCGAGTCTGTCCAGCACGCCCTCCTTGTCCTGCAACCGGACGTTCACGGTGAGGTTCTCGCGCTCGACGCTGTCCAGCACCCGGTCGAGTTTCGGCGGGACGGTGAACAGCGCCTCTGTCGTCCGCTGCATCTGCTGGCCGGCGTCGCGGACGAGTTCCTTGGCCGTCTCCTCGTAGTAGCCCTCGTCGCGGAGGTAGTCGGTGGCGACGGAGATGAAGTCGAACTCGGGGTCGAGGGTGACGCAGACGCCCTCTACGACCGTCGCCACGCGGAGCACCAACGCGAGGTTCCGCGGGAGGCGGAGGGGGAACTCGTAGATGGTCGACTCGACCTGCTCGATTATCTGCTGGACGCGGTACTGCTCGATGTCCTCGCCGCGGGCGTCGGCGATGGCCAGTTCCATCACGTCGCCCATCACCTGCCGGTCCGCTTCGGGAGAGAGCGTTCCCATCTCGATGAGGGCGTCGAGGATACCGTCGATGTCCTGGTTGGCGACGGAGACGTAGAAGTCGACTATCTTGTCCTGGACGAACGGGTCGACGCGGCCGGACATCCCGAAGTCGTAGAAGATGATGGCGCCGTCGTCGTCGACGGCGAGGTTGCCGGGGTGGGGGTCGGCGTGGAAGACGCCGTCGTCGATTATCATCTGCAGGTAGATGCGCTGGAGGCGGGTCGCCAACTCCGTCCGGTCGACGCCCATCGCGTCCAGCGCCTCGACGTCGTTTATCTTCGTCCCGGGGAGGTACTCCATCGTCAGCACGCGCGGTCCGGAGCGTTCCTCGACGGGTTCGGGGATGCGGATGGCCTCGTCGCCCTCGAAGTTCGACTGTATCTGATCGAGGATGCGGCGCTCGCGGCCGTAGTCCATCTCCTGTCGAATGGTCTTTGCGAACTCGTCGGCCAAGTTCTCCAGCGAGAACGCCCGACCCTCACCGATGAAGCGCATCACTAACGGGAGCGACCACTTGACGACCCGCAGGTCCGCTTCGACGAGTGACTCGATGCCGGGGCGGCGGACCTTCACCGCCACGTCCTCGCCGTCGTGGCGCGCGGTGTACACCTGCCCGAGGCTGGCGCCGCTGATGGGGTCCTCGTCGAACGACTCGAACGCCTCCTCGACCGGACCGACTTCGGCTTCGAGCACCTCCTTGGACTCCGCCCACGGCGCGGGCGGCACGTCGTCCTGGAGGCTCGACAGCACCTCGATGTACGCGGGCGGGAGGATGTCCGGCCGCGTCGACAGCAGTTGGCCGAGTTTGATGAACGTCGGGCCGAGCGTCAGCAGGGAGTCGAGCAGAATCGTCGCCCGTCGCTCCTGCATCTCGGTCGTGACGCTCCGCGACCCGCCGAAGAGGACGAACCTCCGGCGGTCCCTCGCGTACGCGACTATCAGCGGGGAGAACTGGTAGACGACGACGAGGAACCGCCAGTACGAGCGGAGGTTGACCAGCGTCACCACCTCACCGCGCGGTCACGCATCCGCGTCGTCGGCACCGGCGATGGGGATGGTCCGCTCCGGAGCGGACTCGCGCTTCGGCAAGCGGATGGTGAGGACGCCGCGGTCCATCTCGCCGTCGGCGCCGGCGCCCGCCGCGTCCGGGGGGAGGGGGAGTTCGGCGTCGAGGAACAGCGAGCGGTCCTCGCGGACGTAGCGGAACTCGCGCGGAAGCTCCTTGTCGCGGCGCGCCTCGATGACGAGACGGCCCTTCTCGACGCGGAGTTCCGCGGTGTCGGGCGTCACGCCGGGGAGGTCCAAGACGATGAGGTACGCGTCGTCGGACTCCAAGAGGTCGGCGAACACGGCGTCCGGCAGTTCCTGGAGCGCGTCCCGCAGTGCAGACATACCCACCGGTAAGGAGTCCGGGTCGAAAAAGCCCGCGGTCGGGGAGTTCGACGCGGCTAAGTGTTGCGGCCGGCCGTCGGGCGGCGACTCCGAGACGACGGCGACGCTCACTCCGCGAACGCCAGTCGGACCGCGTCGGACAGTCCGGCCACGCGGGCCGCGTGTTCCCACGACTCCTCGCGGATACCGTTGGTGACGTAGGCGAAGCCGACGCCCAGTTCGGGGTCGCCCCAGCCGAAGACGCTGCCGAGGCCGGCGTGCCCGAACATCCGCTCGCGGCTGAGCGACCCGAACATGTCGTTGGCGAGGCCGCCCGTCCAGAAGCCGAGGCCGTACCGCGCCGGTCGGGAGAGCGTGCCGTCCGACTCCGTCTCGGCGTGGGTGCGCGTCGCCTCCTCGACGGTCGACTCCTCCAACAGGCGCGTGCCGTCGAGTTCGCCCCCGTTCGCCACGCAGGCGTAGAACCGGGCCATGTCCCTCGCGGTTCCGACGCCGTTGGCCGCCGGAATCACGGCCCGCCGGACGGCCTCGGCGTTGAACGCCTCGGCCGACTCGGACGCCGGGATACCGAGTCCCTCCTCGGGGTCGCGGCACCGGTCGAACACCTCGAACCCCGTGAGCGTGGCCACGTCGTCCTCCTCCTCGGGACCGAGTCCGATGCCGGTGTCGTCCATCCCCAGCGGTTCGAACACGTTCTCGGCGACGTACTCGTCCACGTGCTGGCCGCTGAGCCGGCGGATCAGTTCGCCGACCAGCCACCCGTAGTTGAACGTGTGGTACGCGGGCGTCTCGCCGGGGTCGAACACCGGCTCTATCTCCTCCATCGCCGCCACGACGGCGTCCCAGTCGCCCCACTGGTCGGCCGCCTCGTCGAACTCGCCGTACGGGATACCGGCGGTGTGGCTGAGCACCTGCCGAATCGTTATCTCGGCCTTCTCCTCGCTCTCGTCGGCGAACTCGGGCCAGTGGTCGACGACAGGGTCGTCGTAGTCGGCCTCGCCTCGCTCTATCAGTTGGTGCAGGCCGACGCCGGCGTAGGGCTTGGTACACGAGAACAGCAGGTGTCGCGTCTCGGCGGTGGTCTCCCCGCCGTCCGGACCGGTCGTCCCGCCCGCGAACTCGACCGCGAGGTCCCCGTCGACGTAGACGGCCAACTGCGCGCCGTGGTGTAGGCCGACGTCCAGTTGCCGGTCGAACGCCGCTCGAAGCCGCTCCCGGTCGCCGTCTGTCAGTTTCGCCATGTCCGCAGTGATAGTTGAGGTACAATAAGCGTTGGCGGGCGGGGTATCGAGGAGGACGCTCTTCCACCCCGTTCCCGCGTCGCCCGCGGAGCCTTTTACCGTCGGCCCGCAACGGCACGGTATGACGAACGCGCACGACCGGCAGACCGCCGGGTTCAAAGAGCGCACGCGGGTCGCCGAGGCGCGCGAGACGCTCCTGTCGGCGGCGACGCCGCACGGACGGACCGAGCGGCTTCCCCTCGGGCGGGCCGACGGGCGGCCCATCGCGGAGACGGTGACCGCGCCGAACCCCGTCCCGAACTACGACCGCGCGGCGATGGACGGGTGGGCCGTCCGCGCCGAGGACACGTTCGGGGCGTCCGGCCGGTCGCCCGCGGTGCTCCGCCTCGTCGCCGACGAGGCCCAATCGACGCCCGACGCCGCTGTCGACTCCGGGGCGGCCGTCCGCGTCCACACGGGCAGCGAACTCCCGGCGGGCGCGGACGCGGTGGTGATGGTCGAACGCGCCGACGCTATCGGCTCCGAGTTGGAGGTGTTCGACGCCGTCACCGCCGGCGAGAACGTCGGCGAGACGGGCGAGGACGTGGCGGACGGCCAGCGACTGTTCGACCCGGGTCACCAACTCCGGCCCTCCGACCTGGGCCTCCTGAAGTCCGTCGGCGTCGGCGAAGTGTCGGCGTACGACTACCCGACGGTCGGCGTGATTCCGACGGGCGAGGAACTCGTCCAGTCGGACCCCGACCCCGGCGAGATAATCGAAACGAACGGACTCACCGTCTCGCGCCTGGTCGAACGCTGGGGGGGCGTGGCGACGTACCGCGACGTGGTGACCGACGACCCGAACGCCCTCCGCGCGGCCGTTCAACGCGACCTGACGAAGGACGTCGTCGTGACGACCGGCGGGTCCTCCGTGGGCGAACGCGACCTCATCCCCGAGGTGGTCTCCGAACTCGGCGAGGTGCTCGTCCACGGCGTCGCCCTCAAACCGGGCCACCCCGTCGCGCTCGGTATCGTCGAGGAGACGCCCGTCGTGATGCTTCCGGGCTACCCCGTCGCCTGCATCGTCAACGCCGTCCAGTTCCTCCGACCCCTCCTCAAGCGCGTGGGGCACCTCCCCGAGCGTCCGTTCCCGACGGTCGAAGCCCGCTTGCGGCGGAAGATTCCGAGCGAACCCGGGATTCGAACGTTCGCGCGCGTGCGACTCGACGACGCCGAGGACGCCGCCGACGGCGAGGGCGTCGAACGAACCGCCGAACCGACCCGCGCCGACGGGTCGGGCGTGCTCTCCTCGGTCGCCCTCGCGGACGGGTGGGTCGCCGTCCCGGAGGGGAGAGAGGGGTACGCCGAGGGCGAGACGGTGACCGTCGAGGGCTGGGAGTGGTCGGCGTGACTTCCGTCGGACGGCTTCTCGGCCGCGTCGCGGCCCGGCGTGTGACCGACGGCGTCACCCTCACCACGGGGTGGTTCGCGTGAGCCGAAAGGAGTTCCGCGACCTGGCGGACCCGGTGGAAGCGCACGACGCCATCGCGAGTCTCGATTTGGCGCCCGAAGCGGAGACGGTTCCGCTCCGCGAATCGAGGGGCCGCGTCCTCGCCGAGCGAATCGACGCCGAAATGGACGTACCCGGGTTCGACCGGGCGAGCATGGACGGCTACGCCGTCCGCGCCGAGGACACCTTCGGGGCCGGCGAGGGCTCCCCCCTCGAACTCGAACTCATCGGGGAGGTGCACGCGGGCGTGGAACCCGACGTGACCGTCGGGGACGGCGAGGCGGCGGAGATTTCGACGGGCGCCGTGATGCCCGACGGCGCCGACGCCGTCGTCATCGTGGAGCGAACGGAGGAACGGGAGGGGAACGTGGTCGTCCGCGACGCCGTCGCGCCCGGCGACAGCGTGATGCTCGCGGGCGCGGACGTGGCCGCCGGCGCGCGCGCCCTCGGTCCGGGAACGCTCCTCACGCCGCGCGAAATCGGACTTCTCTCGGCGCTCGGCGTCGACGAGGTGCCCGTCCGGGGGAAACCCACCGTCGGCATCGTCTCCACCGGCGACGAACTCGTCCGGCCGGGAGAGCCGCTGAACAGCGACGCCGGGCAGATATACGACGTGAACAGCTACACCGTCGCCACCGGCGTCGAGGAGGCGGGCGGCGAGGTCCGGACGTACCCCCACGCCGGCGACGACTACGAGGAGATGGAGCGTCTGCTGGTGGAGGCGTCCGAGGAGTGCGACCTCGTCCTCTCCTCGGGGTCCACCTCGGCCTCCGCCGTCGACGTCATCTACCGCGTCATCGAGGAACGCGGCGAGTTGCTCCTCCACGGCGTCTCCGTCAAACCGGGCAAACCCATGCTCGTCGGGACGCTCGGCGAGGGCGAGTCGCCCTCGGCGTACGTCGGCCTGCCGGGCTACCCCGTCTCGGCGCTCACCATCTTCCGGACGTTCGTCGCCCCCGCGATTCGCCGCGCGGCCGGCCTGCCCGAACCGCGGACGGCGACCGTCTCGGGGTCGATGGCCGTCCGCGAGCGCTACGGCGAGGGCCGGATGCGCCTCATGCCAGTCGGCCTCGTCGAGGACGAGGGCGGCGAGACGCTGGTCTACCCCGTCGACAAGGGGAGCGGCGCGACCACCTCCCTGGTCGAGGCCGACGGCGTGGTCGAGATTCACCCCGACACCGAGTACCTCGCGGAGGGCGAGTCCGTCGAGGTGCGCCTGTTCTCGCCGGACGTGCGCGCCCCGACGCTGCTCGCCGTCGGCGAGGACGACCCGGCGCTCTCGCGCCTCCTCGACCGACTCGACGCGCCGCGCTTCCTCCCGGTCGGCACGCGCGAGGGCCTCCGCCGCCTCCGGGGCGGCGTGCCGGACGTGGCCGTCGCCGCCGGCCCACTCGACCGGGATATCGACGGCGTCGAACTGGGTCGGTGGACCCGCGAGTGGGGCCTCGTCGTCCCCGCCGAGAATCCGCAGGAGGTGACCGGTCTCGCGGACCTCGTCGAACGCGACCTACGCTTCGTCAACCGCGGGACGGACTCCGGCCTCCGCTCCTCGCTCGAAGCGGCGCTCGCGGGCCTCGCCGAGGAACGGGGGGCCGAGCGCCGCGACCTCGCGGACGCGATTTCGGGCTACGAACTGACGACGAAGGCGACGGAGAGTCCCGCGCGGGCCGTCCTGCGCGGGAAGGCGGACGCCGGTCTCGGCCTCCGGGTCACCGCCGAGCGCCTCGGGATGGCGTTCGTCCCCGTCGACCGCGAACCCGTGCGCGTCCTCGCCAACCCCGAGCGAACGGGGAAATCCAGCGTCGAGGCGTTCGCCTCGGTGCTCGAATCGGCCGACGATTTGTTCGGTCAACTCGACGGATACGAAATCAATTGATTTCGGCCTCGCAAATAAGTCACTCAGCAAGAGTCTTTTTGTGGGATGAGACTAACCGACGGGGTATGTCCCCTGCCCGTACCGTCCTGCACGTCGACGACGACCCGGACATGCTCGAACTCTCGGCGCTCTCCTTTCGCCGCGCGCACGGCGACGAGGTCGAGATTCTGACGGCCTCCGACGCCGAAGAGGGTCTCACGCTGCTCGACTCCCACGCCGTCGACTGCATCATCAGCGACTCGCTGTGCCTCGCGGACGACACCGCCTTCATCGTCGCCGCGCGGCGGCGGAACGACCACGTGCCCATCATCTTCTACACGGCCAAGGAGTGGGACGCCGTCGCCCTCGACGCCCTCGAAGCGGACGTCTCGGAGTACGTCAGGAAGGCGGATGCCGACGGTATCGGGGCCGTCGTCGAACGCGCCCGCACGCTCGCCGGTACGGAGAGTCTGCCGGCCGTGACCGAGGCGCAACTGTTCGAGGGGCGACCGTGCGACACCGTCGAGGAGGCCGTCGGGACGTTCCCCGCCGAAATCGAGGGCGGACCGTGGACCATCGTCGGCGTCCACGACTGGGACGTCGACGACGAACTCGGGACGACCATCGCGCAGGTGCTCGAAGCGCACACCGGCGTCGACGCCCTCGAATCCGAACCGCTGTTCTCGTCGCTGGACACCGACGCGTTGCAGACGATGCTCGAACCGCGGGGCGACGGCGTGCCCCGCTACGACATCTACGTCCGGTTCCCGTACGGACGGTACGAGGTGTCCGTCTCCAGCGACGGCTTCGTCGCCGTCCGTAAACTGCCGGAGACGGGCTACGAGTAGGGTTACTCGCGGACGAACCCGCCGTCCGTGGCGATGCGACGGTTCCGCAGGTCGTCGAACGAGTCGACTCTGACGTCCGCGAGGACGCAGCGACCGCGGCGCTCCGGCGGGTGACGCTCGACGTGCAGGCCGTCGAGGCCGGCGTTCCACGCGGCGCCGATGTCGCTCGACCCGTCGCCGGCGAGGACTCCCCGTCCCTCGGTGGGGTCGACGCCCATCGCGCGCATCGCGTGGCGGACCGGCGCGGGGTCGGGCTTCCAGCCCAGTTCCTCGGTGCAGCAGACTACCTCGTCGAACCAGTCCCGGAGGTCGAGGTGGTCGATGACGGGGTCCGCGAGGAACTGTTGGCAGTGCGTGACGACGCCCACCGGTCGGTTCCCGACGACGTCGCGGAGGAGGCGGGCGGCGTCCTCGTGGAGGTACGTCGCCTCCGCGCGGGCCTGCGGGTCCTCGACGGCGTGGAACGCCGGCCAGAACTCCGCCGGGTCGATGTCCCACGCGCGCAGTTGCGGGTCGCGGGCGCCGCCGAGGCCGTGCCAGATGACCTCGGCCTCGCGGTCGGTGAACTCCCGGCCGAGACTGTCGCCGACCCGGTCGAACACCTCGCGGGTGTACGACCAGTCGGCGTCGACGAGCGTCCCGTCGAGGTCGAACAGCCAGAAGTCGTATGCGTCGGAAACCATCAGGAGACAGTGATAGGCATTCTCTCGCTTTATGCTTTTCGCCGTTACTGTCGGCTTACCCGAACGGTTAGTCGTCCGTTACTCGGATGCTCGACCCGAGGTACTTGTGGAGCGTCTCGCGCGCCGAATCCGCGTTGAACGGCGTCGGGTCGGCCTCGATTTCGGCCCGCAGCGCATCCACGTACGCCTCGTCGGCGCGCAACTCCCGGAACGACACCGACTCGACGGGGACCGACAGCCACCCCTCCGCGAGTTCGCGGGCGTGGCGTTCGTCGTTCACCTCGCCGCGCCAGAGGGCGTCGCGGAAGAACCGCCACTCCCCCTCGCCCGGTTCGTCGGCCGCCACCTCGACCACCGTCTCGAACGTCCGCGGGTCGGTACGGACGCCCGACTCGGCGTCGAGGCGGAACCGCACCCGGAAGACGTACGCGGCGTCCACGGCTATCGCTCGTCGTCGAAGAGGTCCGCGAGCCGGATGTCTTTCTCCGTGATGCCGCCCTCCTCGTGGCTCGTGAGGCGGACTTCGACCTCCTCGTAGCGGACGATAATCTCGGGGTGGTGGACCTCCTCTTCGGCCACCTCGCCCACCTGCGTGGCGAACTCGATACCCTTCAGGTAGTCGTCGAACTCGTAGGTCTTCGTTATCTCGTCGCCGTCGCGCTCCCAGCCGTCGGGTAGGCGGTTCTGTATCTCGTCGTCCTCGAGTAGTTCGGCCATGGTGGTGCGTCGGACGCCGGCCGAATAACGTTTCTCCCCGTTTCGTCGGGATCCGCCCCGTCAGTCGTCCGAGAGGCTCTCCAAGACGTGCTGGGGGATGTCGGCGTCGTCGGGGACGTCCTCGGGGGCGCTCTCCGCGAGTCCCTCTCGGGGTCCGGACGGCCCGTCGAACGACGGTTCCTCGCCGCCGAAGTCGGGGTCGAACAGCGTCATCGCCGTCTGGATGGTGTCCCAGTCGTCCTCGACGGCCGCCTCGCGGAGGCTCTTCGTCGGCGCCGACAGCAGTTGGCCGACGAGGGCGTCCGCGAGCGCGGACACCGTCTCGCGCTGCTCGTCGGTCAACTCGCCCTGCGCCTCCAGTTTCGACAGCGCCGTCTCCAGTTCGCGGCCCTTCACGCGCTCTGCGGCCTCGTACATCCCGCTGATGGCCTGGTCGGCGCGCTTGCGCTTGAAGGATTCGAGCAGTCGCTCGAACTCCTCGTCGATCATCGCCTCGACGCGCTCGGCGGCCTCGCGCCGGCGTTCGCGCGTCTCGTCGGTGACCGCCTCCAGCCCGTCGATGTCGTGGACGACGACGCCCGCCAGTCCGTCGACGTCGGGGTCGACGTCGCGCGGTTGGGCGATGTCGATGAGCGTCGTCTCGCCGCCCGTCTCGACGTGGGCGTGCGAGAGGACGTAGCCGGGGCTGCCGGTGGCCGAGATGACCACGTCGGCGGCCTCTATCGCCTCGTCGACGGCCGCGAGCGGAACCGCCCGCGCCGGCACGTCCACCTCGGCGGCCACGTGCTCGGCGTGCGGGACCGTGCGGTTGGCGACGACCAGTTCGGCGACGCCGGCGTCGGCCAGCGACTTCGCCGCCAGCGTGCCCATCTCGCCCGCGCCGACGACCAGCGCCGTCGACCCGGCCAGCGGCGTCTCCGACTCGGCGAGACGAACCGCCGCCGACCCGAGGGAGACGGCGCCCTCGTTTATCTCGGTCTCGGTCCGGGCGCGTTCGCCGACGTGGACGGCCTTCGTCACCGCGTCGTCGAGCACTCGGCCGATGCCGCCCGCGCCGCGGGCGTCCTCGAAGGCGCGCTTGAGTTGGCCGAGTATCTG contains:
- a CDS encoding HalOD1 output domain-containing protein; its protein translation is MSPARTVLHVDDDPDMLELSALSFRRAHGDEVEILTASDAEEGLTLLDSHAVDCIISDSLCLADDTAFIVAARRRNDHVPIIFYTAKEWDAVALDALEADVSEYVRKADADGIGAVVERARTLAGTESLPAVTEAQLFEGRPCDTVEEAVGTFPAEIEGGPWTIVGVHDWDVDDELGTTIAQVLEAHTGVDALESEPLFSSLDTDALQTMLEPRGDGVPRYDIYVRFPYGRYEVSVSSDGFVAVRKLPETGYE
- the hemA gene encoding glutamyl-tRNA reductase; protein product: MRSAGVISGVRVSHERATVDEIESASGEDVRSAVGTLLSREGVSEAFVLQTCNRAEAYVVTDAQAAGRRALSDFAPDVRDGVVVQMDHEESLRHLMRVAAGLESLVLGEDQILGQLKRAFEDARGAGGIGRVLDDAVTKAVHVGERARTETEINEGAVSLGSAAVRLAESETPLAGSTALVVGAGEMGTLAAKSLADAGVAELVVANRTVPHAEHVAAEVDVPARAVPLAAVDEAIEAADVVISATGSPGYVLSHAHVETGGETTLIDIAQPRDVDPDVDGLAGVVVHDIDGLEAVTDETRERRREAAERVEAMIDEEFERLLESFKRKRADQAISGMYEAAERVKGRELETALSKLEAQGELTDEQRETVSALADALVGQLLSAPTKSLREAAVEDDWDTIQTAMTLFDPDFGGEEPSFDGPSGPREGLAESAPEDVPDDADIPQHVLESLSDD
- the lwrS gene encoding LWR-salt protein — its product is MDAAYVFRVRFRLDAESGVRTDPRTFETVVEVAADEPGEGEWRFFRDALWRGEVNDERHARELAEGWLSVPVESVSFRELRADEAYVDALRAEIEADPTPFNADSARETLHKYLGSSIRVTDD
- a CDS encoding 4a-hydroxytetrahydrobiopterin dehydratase is translated as MAELLEDDEIQNRLPDGWERDGDEITKTYEFDDYLKGIEFATQVGEVAEEEVHHPEIIVRYEEVEVRLTSHEEGGITEKDIRLADLFDDER
- a CDS encoding molybdopterin biosynthesis protein, translated to MVRVSRKEFRDLADPVEAHDAIASLDLAPEAETVPLRESRGRVLAERIDAEMDVPGFDRASMDGYAVRAEDTFGAGEGSPLELELIGEVHAGVEPDVTVGDGEAAEISTGAVMPDGADAVVIVERTEEREGNVVVRDAVAPGDSVMLAGADVAAGARALGPGTLLTPREIGLLSALGVDEVPVRGKPTVGIVSTGDELVRPGEPLNSDAGQIYDVNSYTVATGVEEAGGEVRTYPHAGDDYEEMERLLVEASEECDLVLSSGSTSASAVDVIYRVIEERGELLLHGVSVKPGKPMLVGTLGEGESPSAYVGLPGYPVSALTIFRTFVAPAIRRAAGLPEPRTATVSGSMAVRERYGEGRMRLMPVGLVEDEGGETLVYPVDKGSGATTSLVEADGVVEIHPDTEYLAEGESVEVRLFSPDVRAPTLLAVGEDDPALSRLLDRLDAPRFLPVGTREGLRRLRGGVPDVAVAAGPLDRDIDGVELGRWTREWGLVVPAENPQEVTGLADLVERDLRFVNRGTDSGLRSSLEAALAGLAEERGAERRDLADAISGYELTTKATESPARAVLRGKADAGLGLRVTAERLGMAFVPVDREPVRVLANPERTGKSSVEAFASVLESADDLFGQLDGYEIN
- a CDS encoding HAD family hydrolase, giving the protein MVSDAYDFWLFDLDGTLVDADWSYTREVFDRVGDSLGREFTDREAEVIWHGLGGARDPQLRAWDIDPAEFWPAFHAVEDPQARAEATYLHEDAARLLRDVVGNRPVGVVTHCQQFLADPVIDHLDLRDWFDEVVCCTEELGWKPDPAPVRHAMRAMGVDPTEGRGVLAGDGSSDIGAAWNAGLDGLHVERHPPERRGRCVLADVRVDSFDDLRNRRIATDGGFVRE